From the Euphorbia lathyris chromosome 6, ddEupLath1.1, whole genome shotgun sequence genome, one window contains:
- the LOC136232295 gene encoding transcription initiation factor TFIID subunit 6-like isoform X2, translating to MLSHLKSTQFKLYFHKIAELTLKKSDSKLFKQALVSLASDSGLHRLLPYFTYLIADEVSQNLNNFPILFALMRVTRSLLQNPHIHVEPYLHQLIPSIITYLVAKRLANRFSEIIGSLETSQQTWLLQYAKANLNP from the exons ATGCTGTCGCACCTCAAATCTACCCAATTCAAG ttGTACTTTCACAAAATTGCTGAGCTTACCCTGAAGAAGTCTGATTCTAAACTCTTCAAACAAGCTTTAGTTAGCTTGGCATCAGACTCTGGTCTGCATCGGTTACTTCCTTACTTCACATACTTGATTGCTGATGAG GTTTCACAAAATTTGAATAATTTTCCTATCCTGTTTGCTCTGATGCGTGTGACAAGAAGCCTTCTTCAAAATCCACACATACATGTAGAACCTTAT CTGCATCAATTGATTCCATCTATTATTACCTACCTAGTTGCTAAAAGGTTGGCGAATCGATTTTCTGAAATCATTGGGAGCTTAGAAACTTCACAGCAAACCTGGTTGCTTCAATATGCAAAAG CTAATCTCAACCCTTAA
- the LOC136232295 gene encoding transcription initiation factor TFIID subunit 6-like isoform X3 → MLSHLKSTQFKLYFHKIAELTLKKSDSKLFKQALVSLASDSGLHRLLPYFTYLIADEVSQNLNNFPILFALMRVTRSLLQNPHIHVEPYLHQLIPSIITYLVAKRLANRFSEIIGSLETSQQTWLLQYAKGA, encoded by the exons ATGCTGTCGCACCTCAAATCTACCCAATTCAAG ttGTACTTTCACAAAATTGCTGAGCTTACCCTGAAGAAGTCTGATTCTAAACTCTTCAAACAAGCTTTAGTTAGCTTGGCATCAGACTCTGGTCTGCATCGGTTACTTCCTTACTTCACATACTTGATTGCTGATGAG GTTTCACAAAATTTGAATAATTTTCCTATCCTGTTTGCTCTGATGCGTGTGACAAGAAGCCTTCTTCAAAATCCACACATACATGTAGAACCTTAT CTGCATCAATTGATTCCATCTATTATTACCTACCTAGTTGCTAAAAGGTTGGCGAATCGATTTTCTGAAATCATTGGGAGCTTAGAAACTTCACAGCAAACCTGGTTGCTTCAATATGCAAAAG GAGCTTGA
- the LOC136232295 gene encoding transcription initiation factor TFIID subunit 6-like isoform X1: MLSHLKSTQFKLYFHKIAELTLKKSDSKLFKQALVSLASDSGLHRLLPYFTYLIADEVSQNLNNFPILFALMRVTRSLLQNPHIHVEPYLHQLIPSIITYLVAKRLANRFSEIIGSLETSQQTWLLQYAKGKNFVPVLSKISHKFSLMLST; the protein is encoded by the exons ATGCTGTCGCACCTCAAATCTACCCAATTCAAG ttGTACTTTCACAAAATTGCTGAGCTTACCCTGAAGAAGTCTGATTCTAAACTCTTCAAACAAGCTTTAGTTAGCTTGGCATCAGACTCTGGTCTGCATCGGTTACTTCCTTACTTCACATACTTGATTGCTGATGAG GTTTCACAAAATTTGAATAATTTTCCTATCCTGTTTGCTCTGATGCGTGTGACAAGAAGCCTTCTTCAAAATCCACACATACATGTAGAACCTTAT CTGCATCAATTGATTCCATCTATTATTACCTACCTAGTTGCTAAAAGGTTGGCGAATCGATTTTCTGAAATCATTGGGAGCTTAGAAACTTCACAGCAAACCTGGTTGCTTCAATATGCAAAAGGCAAGAATTTTGTTCCTGttttgtcaaaaatttcacATAAATTTAGCCTTATGCTATCAACTTAA